A single region of the Gemmatimonadales bacterium genome encodes:
- a CDS encoding inositol-3-phosphate synthase, which yields MADPKPRPIAPAQGRLGVLCVGLGAVASTFIAGVENIRRGRARPIGSLTQMGTIRLGKRTEARAPLIRDFIPLAALDSLVFGAWDPVPDNAYQSALHCGVLDRHDHIEPIADFLTSIAPMPAAFDQAYVKRLAGTNVKRGKSKRDLAEQLRSDIREFKRHEKCDRLVVVWCASTEVFISPGPAHQSLQAFERAMAADDPTIAPSMLYAWAALMEGVPFANGAPNLTCDFPAMVELAQSQGIAIGGKDFKTGQTMVKTVLSPMLKARMLGVAGWYSTNILGNRDGEVLDDPESFKTKEESKLGVLEYILQPKLYPELYGQLYHKVRINYYPPRGDNKEGWDNIDIFGWLGYPMQIKVDFLCRDSILAAPLVLDLALFFDLAQRAGLTGIQEWLSFYFKSPQSAPGLYPEHDLFIQQTKLKNTLRWLMGEEQITHLGVEYYQGA from the coding sequence GTGGCAGACCCGAAGCCCCGGCCGATTGCGCCGGCCCAGGGAAGGCTTGGTGTGCTGTGCGTGGGGCTCGGGGCGGTGGCCTCGACGTTCATCGCGGGCGTGGAGAACATTCGGCGCGGCCGCGCGCGCCCCATCGGCTCGCTCACCCAGATGGGCACCATCCGCCTGGGCAAGCGCACCGAGGCGCGCGCGCCGCTCATCCGCGACTTCATCCCGCTGGCCGCGCTCGACTCGCTGGTATTCGGCGCCTGGGATCCGGTTCCCGACAATGCGTATCAGTCGGCGCTGCATTGCGGCGTGCTCGACCGCCATGACCACATCGAGCCCATCGCTGACTTCCTCACGAGCATCGCTCCGATGCCGGCGGCCTTCGATCAGGCGTACGTAAAGCGCCTCGCCGGCACCAACGTGAAGCGCGGCAAGTCGAAGCGCGACCTGGCCGAGCAGCTCCGAAGCGACATCCGCGAGTTCAAGCGCCATGAAAAATGCGACCGGCTGGTGGTCGTCTGGTGCGCCTCGACCGAGGTTTTCATCAGCCCCGGCCCCGCGCACCAGAGCCTCCAGGCGTTCGAGCGCGCCATGGCGGCCGACGATCCGACGATCGCACCCTCGATGCTTTACGCCTGGGCCGCGCTCATGGAAGGCGTGCCCTTTGCCAACGGCGCGCCGAACCTCACCTGCGATTTTCCCGCGATGGTCGAGCTGGCCCAGTCCCAGGGCATTGCGATCGGCGGCAAGGATTTCAAGACCGGGCAGACCATGGTGAAGACCGTCCTCTCGCCCATGCTCAAGGCGCGGATGCTCGGTGTAGCGGGCTGGTACTCCACCAACATTCTCGGGAATCGCGACGGCGAAGTGCTCGACGATCCGGAGAGCTTCAAGACCAAGGAAGAATCGAAGCTTGGCGTCCTGGAGTACATCCTCCAGCCGAAGCTCTATCCCGAGCTGTACGGCCAGCTCTACCACAAGGTGCGGATCAACTATTATCCGCCCCGCGGCGACAACAAGGAGGGCTGGGACAACATCGACATCTTCGGATGGCTGGGCTATCCGATGCAGATCAAGGTGGACTTCCTCTGCCGCGATTCGATCCTGGCCGCACCGCTGGTGCTCGATCTCGCGCTCTTCTTCGACCTGGCGCAGCGCGCCGGCCTCACCGGCATTCAGGAATGGCTTTCGTTCTACTTCAAGAGTCCTCAGAGCGCTCCGGGCCTCTACCCGGAGCACGACCTCTTCATCCAGCAGACCAAGCTCAAGAACACGCTGCGCTGGCTCATGGGGGAGGAGCAGATCACGCACCTCGGCGTGGAGTACTACCAGGGCGCGTGA